A portion of the Shewanella sp. SNU WT4 genome contains these proteins:
- the rpsL gene encoding 30S ribosomal protein S12 — translation MATVNQLVRKPRRALVEKTNVPALAACPQKRGVCTRVYTTTPKKPNSALRKVARVRLTNGFEVTSYIGGEGHNLQEHSVILIRGGRVKDLPGVRYHTIRGALDCAGVTTRRQARSKYGAKRPKS, via the coding sequence ATGGCAACAGTTAACCAGTTGGTACGTAAGCCACGTCGCGCATTGGTAGAAAAAACCAATGTTCCAGCGTTGGCCGCGTGCCCACAAAAGCGTGGTGTTTGTACTCGTGTGTACACCACTACCCCTAAGAAACCAAACTCTGCTCTGCGTAAAGTAGCACGTGTGCGTTTGACCAACGGTTTTGAAGTTACTTCATACATCGGCGGTGAAGGCCACAACCTGCAAGAGCACAGTGTGATCCTGATCCGTGGTGGTCGTGTTAAAGACTTACCAGGTGTGCGCTATCACACTATTCGTGGCGCATTAGACTGTGCTGGCGTGACTACTCGTCGCCAAGCTCGTTCTAAGTACGGTGCTAAGCGTCCTAAGTCTTAA
- the rpoC gene encoding DNA-directed RNA polymerase subunit beta' has product MKDLLKFLKQQSKTEEFNGIKIGLASPDLIRSWSFGEVKKPETINYRTFKPEREGLFCARIFGPVKDYECLCGKYKRLKHRGVICEKCGVEVTQTKVRRERMGHIELASPVAHIWFLKSLPSRIGLMLDMTLRDIERVLYFESFVVIEAGMTSLERGQMLTEETYLDALEEYGDEFEAKMGAEAVLELLRAIDLEKEIEQMREELPSINSETRRKKVTKRLKLMEAFFTSGNKPEWMILKVLPVLPPDLRPLVPLDGGRFATSDLNDLYRRVINRNNRLKRLLDLAAPDIIVRNEKRMLQESVDALLDNGRRGRAITGSNKRPLKSLADMIKGKQGRFRQNLLGKRVDYSGRSVITVGPTLRLHQCGLPKKMALELFKPFIYGKLEGRGLATTIKAAKKMVEREVGEVWDVLDEVIREHPVLLNRAPTLHRLGIQAFEPVLIEGKAIQLHPLVCAAYNADFDGDQMAVHVPLTLEAQLEARALMMSTNNILSPANGEPIIVPSQDVVLGLYYTSREKVNGKGEGMAFACVAEAEKAYRVGVVELHSRVKVRITETHIAENGERTQSRRIVDTTVGRALLSMILPQGMSFDLVNQDMGKKQISKLLNTCYRQMGLKDTVIFADQLMYTGFHFATISGASVGINDMVIPDEKIELVADAEAEVLEIQEQFQSGLVTAGERYNKVIDIWARTNEKVSKAMMENLSTEAVINKDGVEERQKSFNSIFMMADSGARGSAAQIRQLAGMRGLMAKPDGSIIETPIVANFREGLNVLQYFISTHGARKGLADTALKTANSGYLTRRLVDVAQDLVVIEDDCGTHEGLTMKPLIEGGDVVEPLRERVLGRVVAIDVFYPGTNDVLAPRNTLLDEAWCDKLEENSVDEVIVRSVISCNTDFGVCANCYGRDLARGHIINHGEAIGVIAAQSIGEPGTQLTMRTFHIGGAASRASAENNVQVKNSGSLKLHNAKHVTNNEGKLVIVSRSSELAIIDELGREKERYKVPYGTVLEKLDDTSVNAGEIIANWDPHTHPIITEVAGYVKFQDMIDGVTMTTQTDELTGLSSIVVLDVGQRNSAGKEMRPMIRLVNEHGADLMIPGTEIPAQYFLPGNAIVNLQDNAQIRVGDALARIPQESSKTRDITGGLPRVADLFEARKPKEPAILAEISGTISFGKETKGKRRLVITPNDGDAYEEMIPKWRNLNVFEGEKVERGEVIADGPEAAHDILRLRGIHHVANYITNEVQDVYRLQGVKINDKHIEVIVRQMLRKCIITEAGDTEFLEGEQVEVARVKIANRELEAQGKITAKFDRELLGITKASLATESFISAASFQETTRVLTEAAVGGKSDDLRGLKENVIVGRLIPAGTGYAYHIKRNQARGKSEAKVAPTISASEAEQNLADLLNMTSGQD; this is encoded by the coding sequence CCCAGTTGCCCACATTTGGTTCTTGAAATCACTGCCATCCCGTATCGGTTTGATGCTGGATATGACCTTGCGTGATATCGAACGTGTTCTGTACTTTGAATCTTTTGTAGTTATCGAAGCTGGTATGACTAGCCTCGAGCGCGGTCAAATGTTGACTGAAGAAACCTACTTAGATGCCTTAGAAGAGTACGGTGATGAGTTTGAAGCTAAGATGGGTGCTGAAGCAGTATTAGAACTGCTGCGCGCAATTGATCTCGAAAAAGAAATCGAGCAAATGCGTGAAGAGCTGCCATCAATCAACTCTGAAACACGTCGTAAGAAAGTCACCAAGCGTTTAAAGCTGATGGAAGCTTTCTTCACTTCAGGCAACAAGCCTGAGTGGATGATCTTGAAAGTGCTGCCAGTACTGCCACCTGACTTACGTCCTTTGGTACCACTGGATGGCGGTCGCTTTGCGACGTCAGATCTGAACGATTTATATCGTCGCGTGATCAACCGTAACAACCGTTTGAAGCGTCTGTTAGATCTGGCTGCGCCAGATATTATCGTACGCAACGAAAAGCGTATGTTGCAGGAATCTGTTGATGCCCTGTTAGATAACGGTCGTCGTGGTCGTGCTATCACAGGTTCTAACAAGCGTCCTCTGAAGTCTTTGGCCGACATGATCAAAGGTAAGCAAGGTCGTTTCCGTCAGAACTTGCTCGGTAAGCGCGTTGACTACTCTGGTCGTTCGGTAATTACCGTAGGTCCAACCTTACGTCTGCATCAGTGTGGTCTTCCTAAGAAGATGGCTCTGGAACTGTTCAAGCCGTTCATCTATGGCAAGTTAGAAGGTCGTGGCTTAGCTACTACCATTAAAGCTGCTAAGAAAATGGTTGAGCGTGAAGTAGGCGAAGTGTGGGACGTATTGGATGAAGTGATCCGCGAACATCCAGTATTGCTTAACCGTGCACCAACACTTCACCGTCTGGGTATCCAGGCGTTTGAACCAGTACTGATCGAAGGTAAAGCGATTCAACTGCACCCATTAGTGTGTGCGGCATACAACGCCGACTTCGACGGTGACCAAATGGCTGTTCACGTTCCTCTGACTCTGGAAGCTCAGTTAGAAGCTCGTGCGTTGATGATGTCAACCAACAACATTCTGTCACCAGCAAACGGTGAACCAATTATCGTTCCTTCTCAGGACGTGGTATTGGGCCTGTACTACACCAGCCGTGAAAAAGTTAACGGTAAAGGTGAAGGCATGGCATTTGCCTGTGTGGCTGAAGCTGAGAAAGCTTACCGTGTAGGTGTTGTTGAACTGCACTCACGCGTGAAAGTACGTATCACTGAAACTCACATTGCTGAGAACGGTGAGCGTACTCAGAGCCGTCGCATTGTAGATACCACTGTTGGTCGTGCACTGCTGTCGATGATCCTGCCACAAGGCATGTCATTTGACTTAGTGAACCAAGACATGGGTAAAAAGCAGATCTCTAAGCTGCTGAACACTTGTTATCGTCAAATGGGTCTGAAAGATACTGTTATCTTCGCTGACCAATTGATGTATACCGGTTTCCATTTCGCCACTATCTCTGGTGCCTCTGTAGGTATCAACGACATGGTGATCCCAGATGAGAAGATTGAATTAGTTGCTGATGCGGAAGCTGAAGTACTGGAAATTCAAGAACAGTTCCAGTCTGGTTTGGTTACTGCAGGTGAGCGTTATAACAAGGTTATCGATATCTGGGCCCGGACAAACGAAAAAGTGTCTAAGGCGATGATGGAGAACCTGTCGACTGAAGCCGTTATCAACAAAGATGGCGTTGAAGAAAGACAGAAGTCATTCAACAGTATCTTTATGATGGCCGACTCAGGCGCTCGTGGTAGTGCTGCCCAGATCCGTCAGTTGGCGGGTATGCGTGGTCTGATGGCGAAACCAGATGGTTCGATCATTGAGACCCCAATTGTGGCAAACTTCCGTGAAGGTCTGAACGTACTTCAGTACTTTATTTCGACTCACGGTGCGCGTAAGGGTCTTGCCGATACCGCATTGAAGACAGCTAACTCGGGTTACCTGACTCGTCGTCTGGTTGATGTTGCTCAAGACTTAGTTGTTATTGAAGACGATTGTGGTACTCACGAAGGTCTGACCATGAAGCCGCTGATTGAAGGTGGTGATGTGGTTGAGCCATTACGCGAACGCGTACTGGGCCGTGTGGTTGCTATTGACGTATTCTATCCAGGTACTAATGACGTATTAGCTCCTCGCAATACCCTGTTAGACGAAGCTTGGTGTGACAAGTTAGAAGAAAACAGCGTTGATGAAGTTATCGTTCGCTCTGTGATCAGCTGTAATACTGACTTTGGTGTGTGTGCTAACTGTTATGGTCGTGACTTGGCTCGTGGCCATATCATCAACCACGGTGAGGCTATCGGTGTTATCGCCGCACAGTCAATCGGTGAACCTGGTACACAGTTAACGATGCGTACCTTCCACATCGGTGGTGCGGCGTCTCGAGCGTCTGCTGAAAACAATGTTCAAGTTAAGAACTCTGGTAGTTTGAAACTGCACAATGCTAAGCACGTAACTAACAACGAAGGTAAGCTGGTAATCGTTTCTCGTTCTTCTGAACTGGCCATCATCGATGAGTTAGGTCGTGAGAAAGAGCGCTATAAAGTACCTTACGGTACCGTGCTTGAAAAACTGGATGATACTTCGGTAAACGCTGGCGAAATCATCGCAAACTGGGATCCACATACTCACCCAATCATCACTGAAGTGGCGGGTTATGTTAAGTTCCAGGATATGATCGATGGCGTGACCATGACTACACAAACCGACGAACTGACTGGTTTGTCTTCAATTGTGGTTCTGGACGTTGGTCAACGTAACTCAGCGGGTAAAGAAATGCGCCCAATGATACGTCTGGTTAACGAGCACGGCGCTGATCTGATGATCCCTGGTACCGAGATTCCAGCTCAGTACTTCTTGCCAGGTAACGCGATTGTGAACCTGCAAGATAACGCGCAAATTCGAGTGGGTGATGCGTTAGCTCGTATTCCACAAGAATCGTCTAAGACACGCGATATTACCGGTGGTCTGCCACGCGTAGCGGATCTGTTCGAAGCACGTAAACCGAAGGAGCCTGCTATTTTGGCAGAGATCTCAGGTACCATTAGTTTCGGTAAAGAAACTAAAGGTAAGCGTCGATTGGTGATTACACCGAACGACGGCGATGCTTATGAAGAGATGATCCCTAAGTGGCGTAACCTGAACGTGTTCGAAGGTGAAAAAGTTGAGCGTGGCGAAGTGATTGCTGACGGCCCAGAAGCCGCTCACGACATTTTGCGTCTGCGTGGTATCCACCATGTCGCCAACTACATCACCAACGAAGTGCAGGACGTTTACCGTCTGCAGGGTGTAAAGATTAACGACAAGCACATCGAAGTGATCGTTCGTCAGATGCTGCGTAAGTGTATCATTACCGAAGCCGGTGACACTGAGTTCTTAGAAGGTGAGCAAGTTGAAGTGGCGCGCGTGAAAATCGCAAACCGCGAACTGGAAGCACAAGGCAAGATTACCGCTAAATTCGATCGTGAATTACTGGGTATCACCAAAGCATCGTTGGCAACTGAGTCATTTATCTCAGCAGCATCGTTCCAGGAAACAACTCGTGTGTTAACTGAAGCTGCCGTTGGTGGTAAGAGCGATGATTTACGTGGTCTGAAAGAAAACGTAATCGTTGGTCGTTTGATCCCTGCTGGTACTGGCTATGCTTATCACATTAAGCGTAACCAAGCTCGTGGTAAGTCAGAGGCTAAAGTTGCCCCGACTATCAGTGCAAGTGAAGCTGAACAAAACTTAGCTGATCTGCTGAACATGACATCTGGGCAGGATTAA